A genome region from Bufo gargarizans isolate SCDJY-AF-19 chromosome 2, ASM1485885v1, whole genome shotgun sequence includes the following:
- the UBXN10 gene encoding UBX domain-containing protein 10 produces the protein MASAPTGLNSLATGDPLQRMHVTRPKSAKGRTRTTLQGTTHNMEAYPCRTSPTPRVSSARALPGPRMAQDEISEPLHQLPYRPPSSSLNRYRVLPSIGTVGGPENVGDQLVYKTSAMRLTPEVHDRHNTKTLFREQNKPHQMSNHQGQVNMEDSQAKGQEPPSEQEPRLLLAIRSHSGQRFEQFFRPSDTLFTILVAAEEKTGVSCKDCSVESMEIPRRSFTDLSQTLQECRIPNKSVVCIHRLGRN, from the coding sequence ATGGCATCTGCTCCGACCGGCCTTAATTCTCTTGCCACAGGGGACCCCCTCCAGAGGATGCACGTCACCAGACCCAAATCTGCTAAAGGTCGCACCAGGACCACCCTGCAGGGCACCACCCACAACATGGAGGCTTACCCCTGCCGCACGTCACCTACTCCCAGGGTGTCATCAGCAAGAGCCCTGCCTGGTCCCAGGATGGCACAGGACGAGATATCGGAGCCTCTCCACCAGCTTCCATATAGGCCACCATCCTCCAGCCTCAACCGCTATCGAGTGCTCCCCTCCATTGGCACAGTAGGTGGTCCAGAGAACGTAGGGGATCAACTTGTCTATAAAACCAGCGCCATGAGGCTGACCCCCGAGGTCCACGATCGCCACAACACCAAGACACTGTTTCGGGAGCAGAACAAGCCTCACCAGATGAGCAACCACCAGGGCCAAGTCAATATGGAGGACTCTCAAGCGAAAGGACAGGAGCCACCATCCGAACAGGAGCCCAGGCTTCTCCTGGCCATCAGGTCCCATTCCGGTCAGAGGTTTGAGCAATTCTTCCGCCCCTCGGACACACTGTTCACCATCCTAGTGGCGGCGGAGGAGAAGACGGGGGTCTCATGTAAGGACTGTAGTGTGGAATCAATGGAGATACCAAGACGGAGCTTCACAGACCTCAGCCAGACCTTACAGGAGTGTCGGATCCCCAACAAGTCTGTAGTGTGCATCCATCGGCTTGGAAGGAACTGA